The Methanofollis sp. UBA420 genome contains a region encoding:
- a CDS encoding glycosyltransferase family 4 protein has product MKILQIVPYCLPYHGGQERYVYNLSKYLVRHGHDVEIITSNYPYSQEYETSEGIRITRHRCLARPMRNPLTPAFMTLARESRECDIVHTHNEHSTAAMAAAFLRNGRCAPLILTCHGQLIFGDNFRDTLEKIYSKTIGRGIFSRVDRIAVNSADDRDYVLSINASVSDKIDILHNAIDPEFFDAVRGANGNFDLSGRTNLLYVGRLIRRKGLEWLIRAMAIIKHSGNGRDVRCILVGEGEDREYFERLIRELGVEGSVVLAGDVGLDELVYLYRHADLFVLPSLSEVCPTVVLEAMYFGLPVVTTDIPGVRDHFAGSALLVPPKDEVALARAVQTVIDDKNTAVGLARAGQDLVTRKYLWSRVSKAYESIYRSMGA; this is encoded by the coding sequence ATGAAGATACTCCAGATCGTTCCCTACTGCCTCCCCTATCATGGCGGGCAGGAGCGCTATGTCTACAACCTCAGCAAATATCTTGTCAGGCACGGCCATGACGTCGAGATCATCACCTCGAACTATCCGTACAGCCAGGAGTACGAGACTTCGGAGGGCATCAGAATAACCCGGCACCGCTGTCTCGCACGCCCCATGAGAAACCCCCTCACCCCCGCGTTCATGACCCTGGCACGGGAGAGCAGGGAATGCGACATCGTCCATACCCATAACGAACACAGCACCGCCGCCATGGCGGCCGCCTTTCTCAGGAACGGCAGGTGCGCCCCTCTCATCCTGACCTGCCACGGCCAGTTGATCTTCGGCGACAATTTCAGGGACACCCTGGAAAAGATCTACAGCAAGACCATAGGCAGGGGCATTTTTTCCCGTGTGGACAGGATCGCCGTGAACTCCGCGGACGACAGGGACTATGTCCTCTCCATCAACGCCTCGGTCTCGGACAAGATCGATATCCTGCACAACGCCATCGATCCCGAATTTTTCGACGCCGTCAGGGGTGCGAACGGAAACTTCGACCTCAGCGGCAGGACCAACCTCCTCTATGTCGGCAGACTGATCCGGCGAAAGGGCCTCGAATGGTTGATCCGGGCGATGGCCATCATCAAGCATTCGGGCAACGGCCGGGACGTCAGGTGCATTCTGGTCGGCGAGGGGGAGGACAGGGAATACTTCGAGCGCCTGATCCGGGAGCTAGGGGTCGAAGGGTCGGTGGTGCTGGCAGGCGACGTCGGTCTCGACGAGCTCGTGTACCTGTATCGGCACGCCGACCTCTTTGTCCTCCCCTCTCTCTCCGAAGTCTGCCCGACAGTCGTGCTGGAGGCGATGTACTTCGGCCTGCCGGTTGTCACGACCGACATCCCGGGGGTGAGGGACCACTTCGCGGGGTCCGCCCTCCTTGTGCCGCCGAAGGACGAGGTCGCGCTCGCGCGAGCGGTCCAGACTGTCATCGACGATAAGAACACCGCGGTCGGACTCGCCCGGGCAGGGCAGGACCTGGTAACCCGAAAATATCTCTGGAGCCGCGTTTCGAAGGCCTACGAGTCGATATACCGTTCAATGGGGGCGTAA
- a CDS encoding alkaline phosphatase family protein has protein sequence MTRLAVIGIDSMDSLLVDAFIDDLPNLRRLKEASPPIAMHSVFPPDSDTAWATIYTGLNPAEHGVVHFVDPLEKTSIYQTDYLDSSLVRGRTFWDAAGEAGKRVCVVNPHIGYPVWPVYGTMVSRSPKNTGVQTYPETVPGINGDVAGLLMPDRIPDSKGEYQEFLERLESVVRREAAVAEEIMRSTRWDLFFFYSSALDFVQHIFWNYCDPEDPMYPGDDNPFRDTIRHFYQTYDEVVGSLISGIPPDTAVIVMSDHGHTMRPSDLININEILRLEGYLVANNGISAPIKNAGEKVKRAAVNIIQRTALRGTALRILRKHPGIKEYYTVPSSIDFGRTVAHCTDLSGMKAYNYGGILIAREKLGPEKGYDEVRKEIIDLLSSYTLSTGAPVFEWIREREALYQGRHLEKYPDILFKLREGYGAGWAIHESIFSTSNTHSFYPGSHRGDTPIFFLRVPGTSNQALTEAGLEDVSPTILDILGVGGNGRGGSGKSLI, from the coding sequence ATGACGCGGCTTGCCGTGATCGGGATCGACAGCATGGACTCCCTGCTTGTCGACGCCTTTATCGACGACCTGCCAAACCTCAGACGACTGAAGGAGGCCTCGCCGCCGATCGCCATGCACTCGGTCTTCCCGCCAGACTCGGACACGGCATGGGCGACCATCTACACCGGCCTGAACCCTGCCGAGCACGGCGTGGTTCACTTCGTCGACCCGCTGGAGAAGACCTCGATCTACCAGACCGACTACCTCGACTCGTCCCTGGTCCGCGGCAGAACCTTCTGGGACGCCGCAGGGGAGGCAGGAAAGAGGGTCTGTGTCGTCAACCCCCATATCGGATACCCCGTATGGCCGGTCTACGGGACGATGGTGAGCAGGAGCCCGAAGAATACCGGTGTCCAGACCTATCCCGAAACCGTCCCCGGCATCAACGGCGATGTGGCCGGCCTCCTGATGCCCGACCGTATCCCTGACTCGAAAGGGGAATATCAGGAGTTTCTCGAACGCCTCGAATCTGTCGTCAGGAGGGAGGCCGCCGTTGCCGAAGAAATAATGCGCTCGACCCGGTGGGACCTCTTCTTCTTTTATTCCTCGGCCCTCGACTTTGTCCAGCACATCTTCTGGAATTACTGCGACCCGGAAGACCCCATGTACCCGGGCGACGACAACCCCTTCAGGGACACCATCAGGCACTTCTACCAGACCTACGACGAGGTCGTCGGGTCCCTGATCTCAGGCATCCCGCCAGACACCGCCGTGATTGTCATGAGCGACCACGGCCACACGATGCGGCCGTCAGACCTGATCAACATCAACGAGATCCTGAGGCTGGAGGGCTATCTTGTCGCGAACAACGGGATCTCGGCCCCGATAAAAAATGCCGGCGAGAAGGTCAAGCGGGCGGCGGTGAACATCATCCAGAGAACGGCACTCCGCGGGACCGCCCTCAGGATCCTCAGAAAACACCCCGGGATCAAGGAGTATTACACTGTCCCCTCGTCCATCGACTTCGGTCGGACGGTGGCGCACTGCACCGACCTCTCCGGCATGAAGGCCTACAACTACGGGGGGATCCTCATCGCGCGGGAGAAACTGGGGCCTGAGAAGGGGTACGACGAGGTGAGGAAGGAGATCATCGACCTCCTCTCCTCGTACACCCTGTCCACCGGCGCACCGGTCTTCGAGTGGATCCGCGAGAGGGAAGCCCTCTACCAGGGGCGGCACCTGGAAAAGTACCCCGACATCCTCTTCAAACTGAGGGAGGGGTACGGCGCGGGCTGGGCGATCCACGAGTCGATCTTCTCGACGTCGAACACCCACAGTTTTTATCCGGGTTCCCACCGGGGGGACACGCCGATCTTCTTCCTCCGGGTACCCGGCACCAGCAATCAGGCCCTGACAGAGGCGGGTCTGGAGGACGTCAGCCCCACGATCCTGGACATCCTCGGGGTCGGGGGAAACGGCAGGGGCGGGAGCGGGAAGAGCCTCATCTAA
- a CDS encoding glycosyltransferase family 4 protein, whose translation MEPKPHIVLVTSRWFKNQNLYFTALKLVQILKPLSREITWIITEQEDKNYPAGEFTLLKIPDRTVEKPLAARLWYLVLHQMRVVHQVLRLGKDQGVVIFAFGADYFVLPMLAAKLKGKRVALRTDGRTSRVIGKYWQRKNRPLQMLYQGVEAVTYGISDAIIPESENFVGLYDMGHYEKKTWAGSLYVDTARFAVQKGISERKYDLGFVGRFSREKGIIEFVSALGTALDGEECRVALIGDGDLRSEVEAILARDQLREFVDVIGWIDNTDLPRHLNTIKVLVVPSYREGLPNIVLEAMACGCIVLATPVGGIPALVRDGVTGFITEDNSSGTLSQNIRRALRHPDMKGISETARELIERSYTYDAAVRQYGQILAHISS comes from the coding sequence ATGGAACCGAAGCCTCACATTGTCCTGGTCACATCACGGTGGTTCAAGAACCAGAACCTCTACTTTACGGCCTTGAAACTGGTGCAAATCCTGAAACCCCTTTCCCGGGAGATCACCTGGATCATCACCGAACAGGAGGACAAGAACTACCCGGCAGGAGAGTTCACGCTCCTGAAGATCCCTGACCGGACGGTAGAGAAGCCCCTTGCCGCACGCCTCTGGTATCTCGTCCTCCACCAGATGCGGGTGGTGCACCAGGTGCTGCGTCTGGGGAAGGACCAGGGCGTCGTGATCTTCGCATTCGGCGCCGACTATTTTGTCCTCCCGATGCTTGCCGCGAAACTGAAGGGAAAACGGGTGGCCCTCCGCACGGACGGGAGGACCTCGCGGGTCATCGGAAAGTACTGGCAGCGGAAAAACCGTCCCCTGCAGATGCTGTACCAGGGGGTCGAAGCGGTCACCTACGGGATCTCCGATGCGATCATCCCGGAAAGCGAGAACTTCGTCGGCCTCTACGACATGGGGCACTATGAGAAAAAGACATGGGCAGGCAGCCTGTACGTCGACACGGCGCGTTTTGCCGTCCAGAAGGGGATCTCAGAGAGGAAGTACGACCTCGGGTTTGTAGGCCGATTCTCCCGCGAGAAGGGGATCATCGAGTTCGTGTCCGCCCTGGGGACGGCGCTGGACGGAGAAGAGTGCCGGGTGGCCCTCATCGGCGACGGCGACCTCAGGAGTGAGGTCGAGGCCATCCTTGCACGAGACCAGTTGAGGGAATTCGTGGACGTCATCGGCTGGATCGACAACACCGATCTTCCCCGGCACCTGAACACTATCAAAGTCCTTGTCGTGCCGTCGTACAGGGAGGGGCTCCCCAACATCGTGCTCGAAGCGATGGCATGCGGGTGCATCGTCCTTGCCACGCCGGTGGGCGGGATACCGGCCCTGGTCCGGGACGGCGTGACCGGGTTTATCACCGAAGACAACTCGTCAGGGACTCTCTCACAGAATATCAGGCGGGCGCTGAGGCACCCTGACATGAAGGGTATCAGCGAGACGGCGCGGGAACTGATCGAGCGGTCCTATACGTACGACGCGGCGGTCAGGCAGTACGGACAGATACTCGCACACATATCATCGTGA
- a CDS encoding glycosyltransferase family 4 protein yields MKVGIIGPLSGEEDEGFRNVTARFVEHLGSRHDLLPLDVGGISSPLFWKKMRDFSPDVVHYMTAPTFSSFLALKAARALSKNDTKLVMSALHPNCLPVLRNPVVRTLIPRFPPDLIVTQSPEAARLLKETGARVRLLPHGVDTVRFRPVPAGEKGRLREKYDLDREVSVLLHVGHVKPDRGLGQLLRLQQTIPDCQVVIVGSPRFARDRKYAAYLREHGCIVMEGYYSRIEELYQLADCYVFPRGKTLFLPLTVMEAMACNLPVVTAPFDGVMQFFPEGKGLFVARSGEEYSGYVRLALDGRVTVTTREKVLPCSWGRVADEVSGMYQTLCGEKP; encoded by the coding sequence GTGAAGGTCGGCATCATCGGCCCCCTCTCCGGCGAGGAGGACGAGGGGTTCAGGAATGTCACCGCACGGTTTGTCGAGCACCTTGGCAGCCGCCACGACCTCCTCCCCCTCGACGTGGGCGGGATCTCCTCCCCCCTCTTCTGGAAGAAGATGCGGGACTTCTCCCCGGATGTCGTCCACTACATGACGGCACCGACATTCTCCAGTTTCCTCGCCCTCAAGGCGGCGCGGGCCCTCTCGAAAAACGACACGAAACTGGTGATGTCGGCCCTGCACCCGAACTGCCTCCCTGTGCTCAGGAACCCGGTCGTCCGCACCCTGATCCCCCGTTTCCCGCCAGATCTCATCGTCACCCAGTCGCCTGAGGCCGCCCGCCTCCTGAAAGAGACCGGAGCCCGGGTACGGCTTCTCCCCCACGGCGTCGATACCGTGCGGTTCAGGCCGGTGCCTGCGGGCGAGAAGGGGAGACTGCGGGAGAAGTACGACCTCGACAGGGAGGTCTCCGTCCTCCTCCATGTCGGCCACGTCAAACCCGACCGCGGCCTCGGACAGTTGCTCAGGCTCCAGCAGACCATCCCGGACTGCCAGGTCGTGATCGTCGGGAGCCCCCGCTTCGCGCGGGACAGGAAATATGCCGCGTACCTCAGGGAGCACGGGTGCATCGTCATGGAGGGGTATTACAGCCGGATCGAGGAACTCTACCAGCTTGCCGACTGCTACGTCTTTCCCCGGGGAAAGACGCTCTTTCTCCCCCTCACGGTCATGGAGGCGATGGCCTGCAACCTCCCGGTGGTCACGGCCCCTTTCGACGGGGTCATGCAGTTCTTCCCTGAAGGGAAGGGCCTCTTCGTCGCCAGGTCGGGTGAGGAGTATTCGGGATATGTACGCCTGGCACTGGACGGAAGGGTGACAGTCACAACACGGGAGAAGGTGCTCCCCTGCTCCTGGGGCCGCGTGGCCGACGAGGTCAGTGGCATGTACCAAACGCTCTGCGGAGAAAAACCATGA
- a CDS encoding DUF2206 domain-containing protein, producing the protein MELSARERLIALVGILLLFDGAFILDIPVVREVLGAAVIAVIPGMLILSILRPGKITLLEYCLLAIGASIAFLMIGGLLYNNLLMYLGIANPFAGRLLLDFYNLAIIVLAAVWYIANNDRSFSLSDLSIKAADMAFLLPGLVFPSLSVLGMHQINTAGNNLLLLGLLIAVFVYIAALSICHARVSPWLMPAAILLLSVTLILPLALRSNYIIGTDSHFEYFTFITTLENAHWSIIGSAQLDSCLSISILPSAFQIFTGVPPMMLFKVLFALIFSISPLIVYSIAKQYLGGVYAFLAAAFFMIQPQFMTAASNSRTVLALLFFMLTVMLLLNEGMNPARKKVLIVLFIAAAIFSHYSTSFIFFGILVFAWVGTGILSLRYPVRPAPSFDILVIFLALMYVWYALVTVVPSQMFLEFIDKTIENLDQFLTPGTRGQDVQRLFGAHALDKGFPYVVQLALSWVSIGLIAIGSLAVALDLRRTVLPGRETAEYLEKKFSGLFFVLVIIVTGLLGLMVVVPYVSDGYDLARVLPLSNTILSVMFVVGGIAIAEALRFVVRYPEERGRREQHLTPSRGGGRNMLLKMSLAVILVVLLPYFLSVTGVLHTLYGDHRDVVFHADGPQYDMKYVHETEAQGAVWLKQRMDPEMRIFADGFGISRLMSLGTMPPSSLASFVQYGWVSRESYVYLRHKNVVDGNLIDFDGKYRDMDEFAQLFRHKSKIYANGGATIWTG; encoded by the coding sequence ATGGAACTCTCTGCACGCGAACGTCTGATAGCCCTCGTCGGGATTCTTCTCCTCTTCGATGGGGCCTTTATCCTGGACATACCGGTCGTACGTGAGGTGCTGGGGGCGGCGGTCATCGCGGTCATCCCGGGCATGCTGATCCTCTCCATCCTCAGGCCCGGAAAGATCACCCTGCTGGAATACTGCCTCCTTGCCATCGGGGCGAGCATCGCCTTCCTGATGATCGGGGGCCTGCTGTATAACAATCTCCTGATGTATCTCGGCATCGCAAATCCATTTGCCGGACGGTTGCTCCTCGACTTCTACAACCTGGCGATCATCGTCCTCGCCGCGGTCTGGTACATCGCCAATAACGATAGGTCGTTTTCTCTCTCTGATCTGTCGATAAAGGCGGCGGACATGGCGTTCCTCCTGCCGGGTCTGGTCTTCCCGTCACTGAGCGTCCTTGGCATGCATCAGATCAATACGGCCGGGAACAACCTCCTCCTTCTCGGCCTCCTGATTGCCGTCTTCGTCTATATCGCCGCACTGAGCATCTGCCATGCAAGGGTCTCACCATGGCTCATGCCTGCAGCCATCCTGCTCCTGAGCGTCACCCTCATCCTGCCGCTCGCCCTCAGGTCGAACTATATCATCGGAACAGACTCTCACTTTGAATATTTCACCTTTATAACCACGCTGGAGAATGCACACTGGTCGATCATCGGGAGCGCACAACTTGACTCGTGCCTCAGCATATCTATCCTGCCGTCGGCCTTCCAGATCTTCACGGGCGTCCCGCCGATGATGCTCTTTAAGGTTCTCTTTGCACTGATATTCTCGATCTCTCCCTTGATCGTCTATAGCATTGCGAAACAGTACCTGGGCGGGGTCTATGCCTTTCTCGCCGCGGCATTTTTCATGATCCAGCCTCAGTTCATGACGGCCGCGTCGAACAGCAGGACTGTCCTCGCCCTGCTCTTCTTTATGCTGACCGTCATGCTGCTCCTGAACGAGGGGATGAATCCTGCACGGAAGAAGGTTCTGATCGTCCTCTTCATCGCTGCCGCAATTTTTTCCCACTACTCGACGTCGTTTATCTTCTTTGGAATCCTGGTTTTTGCATGGGTCGGAACCGGCATTCTCTCCCTCAGGTACCCGGTCCGTCCCGCACCGTCGTTCGATATCCTGGTGATCTTTCTTGCCCTGATGTATGTCTGGTACGCCCTGGTCACAGTCGTCCCGTCGCAGATGTTCCTGGAGTTCATCGACAAGACCATTGAAAACCTGGACCAGTTTCTGACGCCCGGGACGCGCGGCCAGGACGTCCAGAGGTTGTTCGGCGCACATGCTCTCGACAAGGGTTTCCCCTATGTTGTCCAGCTGGCACTGTCCTGGGTCAGTATCGGCCTCATCGCGATCGGGTCCCTTGCAGTGGCCCTGGACCTCAGGCGCACGGTCCTTCCGGGCAGGGAGACGGCGGAGTACCTGGAGAAAAAGTTCAGCGGCCTGTTTTTTGTCCTGGTCATCATCGTCACCGGTCTCCTCGGCCTGATGGTCGTCGTGCCCTATGTCTCTGACGGGTACGACCTCGCCCGGGTGCTCCCCCTCTCCAACACGATCCTTTCGGTCATGTTCGTAGTCGGGGGGATTGCAATTGCCGAAGCCCTGCGTTTTGTCGTACGGTACCCTGAAGAGAGGGGACGGAGAGAGCAGCACCTGACCCCTTCGCGGGGCGGCGGACGGAACATGCTGCTGAAGATGTCGCTGGCGGTGATCCTTGTCGTCCTGCTCCCGTACTTCCTCTCGGTGACAGGCGTCCTGCATACCCTGTATGGCGACCACCGCGATGTCGTCTTCCATGCGGACGGGCCGCAGTACGACATGAAGTATGTCCATGAAACGGAAGCACAGGGGGCAGTCTGGTTAAAACAGAGGATGGACCCGGAGATGAGGATCTTTGCCGACGGCTTCGGGATATCGCGGCTGATGAGTCTGGGTACGATGCCACCCTCGTCTCTTGCCTCCTTTGTCCAGTACGGCTGGGTGTCCCGCGAGAGTTATGTTTATCTCAGGCACAAAAACGTGGTGGACGGCAACCTTATCGATTTCGACGGGAAATACCGCGACATGGACGAGTTCGCCCAGCTTTTCCGGCACAAGAGTAAGATCTACGCCAATGGCGGGGCCACGATCTGGACCGGGTGA
- a CDS encoding glycosyltransferase family 4 protein codes for MRVGLFTTDFPYKKPFVDEVPEGGAYVRSGVGEVVYHLALELEKLGHEIGIFTTSADREDHTEEKGGITVVRYGKDLKLAETEISLKYLRGQDTHPLDIVHLHAGSPPATLAALGHLRKNRAPFVVTHHLDPDMGSGNLVRRALLYGYSGYYLRQSFAKSNRIIALSREVVASSPHLRPFQDRISVIPNGIDLAELETPLAKKECRKRLGLPEEGAIVLFLGNLVPRKGPHILLRSLQTVLRDAPDTTLVLAGTLTPFGEGLREEARALSLEKSVVFTGTVGEETKRLLYHAADIFALPSFGEAYPLTILEAAACGLPAVVSGLEVFRAQVRDGENGLFSRTGDPEDLGAKLLRLIAAREEREEMGRNARSAVQGLNWDRIAVAHEEVYLEVLR; via the coding sequence ATGCGGGTGGGACTGTTTACGACCGATTTCCCCTATAAAAAACCCTTTGTGGACGAGGTCCCCGAAGGCGGCGCCTATGTCAGGAGCGGCGTCGGCGAGGTCGTCTACCATCTTGCCCTGGAACTGGAGAAACTCGGCCATGAGATCGGGATCTTCACGACCTCGGCCGACAGGGAGGACCACACCGAGGAGAAGGGTGGGATTACGGTTGTCAGGTACGGAAAAGACCTGAAGCTTGCAGAAACCGAGATCTCCCTGAAGTACCTGCGGGGGCAGGACACCCATCCCCTCGACATCGTCCACCTCCATGCAGGGTCGCCGCCGGCCACCCTTGCGGCCCTCGGCCATCTCAGAAAAAACCGGGCGCCCTTTGTTGTCACCCACCACCTCGACCCTGACATGGGATCAGGAAACCTTGTCAGGCGGGCGCTGCTGTACGGCTATTCGGGGTATTACCTGAGACAGTCTTTTGCAAAGAGCAACCGGATCATCGCACTCTCCCGCGAGGTCGTCGCCTCGTCCCCGCACCTCCGGCCTTTTCAGGATCGGATCAGCGTCATCCCGAATGGGATCGATCTCGCCGAACTGGAGACGCCCCTCGCAAAAAAAGAGTGCAGGAAGAGGTTAGGGCTTCCGGAAGAAGGAGCAATCGTCCTCTTCCTCGGCAACCTCGTGCCCCGGAAAGGGCCACACATCCTCCTGAGATCGCTGCAGACCGTCCTCAGGGACGCACCGGACACCACCCTCGTCCTTGCCGGGACGCTCACCCCCTTCGGGGAGGGCCTCAGGGAGGAGGCGCGGGCCCTCTCCCTGGAGAAGAGCGTCGTCTTCACCGGGACAGTGGGGGAGGAGACAAAAAGGCTGCTGTACCATGCCGCGGACATCTTCGCCCTCCCCTCCTTCGGGGAGGCGTACCCCCTCACCATCCTTGAGGCGGCCGCGTGCGGACTCCCGGCGGTGGTGAGCGGGCTTGAGGTTTTCAGGGCCCAGGTCCGCGACGGGGAGAACGGACTCTTCAGCAGGACCGGCGATCCCGAGGACCTCGGCGCGAAACTTCTCCGCCTGATCGCTGCGAGGGAGGAGAGAGAGGAGATGGGCAGGAACGCACGGTCTGCCGTGCAGGGCCTGAACTGGGACAGGATCGCCGTGGCACACGAAGAGGTCTACCTGGAGGTGCTCAGGTGA
- a CDS encoding dTMP kinase, whose translation MRRGKIICFTGIDGSGKTTLAKYLTDELHRRGVDTRYVYGRYQPAALRPLMYLGKLLFFRKKDMFQDYSDYAGSKKEAAQEHTLLARLYQRLLFWEYALQLTLRVSLPVTLLNRTLVCDRYIIDTVVTDLAVDFHYSEEEVEEVIRKMYGRFPRPDVTFLIDLPEEVAMKRKDDTPSVRYLEERRRLYLMSAETVGAVVLDGSLPGETIRQSVLRYTGVAP comes from the coding sequence ATGAGACGAGGAAAGATCATCTGCTTTACCGGCATTGACGGGTCAGGGAAGACGACCCTTGCAAAGTACCTGACAGACGAACTGCACAGGCGGGGGGTCGACACCCGGTACGTCTACGGACGGTACCAGCCCGCCGCACTCAGGCCCCTGATGTACCTGGGGAAACTCCTCTTTTTCCGGAAGAAAGACATGTTCCAGGACTACTCCGACTATGCCGGGTCGAAGAAGGAGGCGGCACAGGAACACACCCTGCTTGCCCGCCTCTACCAGCGCCTCCTCTTCTGGGAATACGCCCTCCAGTTGACCCTCAGGGTCTCCCTCCCGGTCACCCTCCTCAACAGGACCCTTGTCTGCGACCGCTATATCATCGACACCGTCGTCACCGACCTCGCCGTCGACTTCCACTACTCTGAGGAGGAGGTCGAGGAGGTGATCAGGAAGATGTACGGCCGTTTCCCGCGGCCTGACGTCACCTTCCTGATCGACCTCCCCGAGGAGGTCGCGATGAAACGAAAGGACGACACGCCTTCTGTCCGGTACCTTGAGGAGAGACGGCGGCTGTACCTCATGTCGGCGGAAACCGTCGGCGCCGTCGTCCTGGACGGGTCTCTGCCCGGCGAGACGATCAGGCAGAGCGTCCTCAGGTACACGGGGGTGGCGCCATGA
- a CDS encoding glycosyltransferase family 4 protein — protein MPGERGGLDILFIEPLKSFEGANGKVTHSCELIDGLAARHNRLHIFSAFDLSFVHTDHIICSPIPDRGNLRLYGSIVRSLLHRDHFRRYDVIYTRNSFFGVLGDLFSGRIHGTPVICEVNGFFGDEIRLIDDNHSSSGIAAWMNHTLCTVSEQYLLKRADAIIAVTAGIKRHLIEEYGVDEKKITVIENGANTRIFRPGNQEEARKKLGLDLSARYVCFTGNFAPWQGLPDLVRAVPLICNTWPAARVLLVGDGVMREQCAALADELGVGDRICFTGRVPYESVPDYVTASDVCVAPFIRDRNDKIGLSPLKVYEYMGCGKPVVASDIAGVRELLDLSGGGIPVRSEDPQAIASAVTMLLADREKRMQMGRAGCEYVSKNNSWEVVARKVGEICSEVASRHSRNGRGRR, from the coding sequence ATGCCGGGAGAAAGGGGCGGCCTGGATATTTTGTTCATAGAACCTTTGAAATCATTCGAAGGTGCCAACGGGAAGGTAACTCACAGTTGCGAGCTCATCGATGGACTTGCAGCCCGACATAACAGGCTCCATATCTTTTCGGCCTTCGACCTGTCCTTTGTGCATACGGATCATATCATCTGCTCCCCCATACCAGACCGGGGCAATCTTCGACTGTACGGAAGTATTGTCAGGTCCCTTCTTCACAGGGACCACTTCCGGAGATATGATGTCATCTATACCAGAAACTCGTTTTTCGGTGTCCTGGGGGACCTTTTTTCCGGAAGGATCCATGGCACGCCGGTCATATGCGAGGTCAACGGCTTTTTCGGGGACGAGATCAGGCTTATCGACGACAATCACTCTTCCTCAGGTATTGCCGCATGGATGAACCATACCCTCTGTACCGTCTCCGAACAGTACCTGCTCAAAAGAGCCGATGCGATCATCGCCGTGACGGCGGGGATAAAACGCCACCTGATCGAAGAGTACGGGGTGGACGAAAAAAAGATCACCGTCATCGAAAACGGGGCGAACACCAGGATCTTCAGGCCCGGCAACCAGGAAGAGGCGCGAAAAAAGCTGGGCCTGGACCTCTCGGCAAGATATGTCTGTTTCACCGGCAATTTTGCCCCCTGGCAGGGCCTGCCCGATCTCGTCAGGGCCGTCCCCCTCATTTGCAACACCTGGCCGGCGGCCCGCGTCCTGCTTGTCGGCGACGGCGTGATGAGAGAACAGTGCGCCGCCCTGGCAGACGAACTGGGAGTCGGGGATAGAATCTGCTTCACCGGGAGGGTGCCCTATGAGAGCGTACCCGACTATGTCACTGCCAGCGATGTCTGCGTCGCACCGTTTATCAGGGATAGAAATGACAAAATTGGTCTTTCTCCCCTGAAAGTTTATGAATACATGGGGTGTGGAAAACCTGTCGTGGCAAGCGACATCGCGGGCGTCAGAGAACTGCTCGACCTCTCAGGAGGAGGTATCCCGGTCAGATCCGAGGACCCGCAGGCCATCGCTTCGGCTGTTACGATGCTCCTGGCCGACCGCGAGAAGAGGATGCAGATGGGGAGGGCCGGGTGCGAGTATGTCAGCAAAAACAACAGCTGGGAGGTCGTTGCCCGGAAGGTCGGAGAGATATGCTCGGAGGTCGCGTCACGTCATTCCCGGAATGGTCGGGGACGCCGATGA